In Musa acuminata AAA Group cultivar baxijiao chromosome BXJ2-3, Cavendish_Baxijiao_AAA, whole genome shotgun sequence, the following proteins share a genomic window:
- the LOC135606423 gene encoding lysine histidine transporter-like 6 isoform X1, which yields MVSTSVLPQVAGDDASKEASPRRAKWWYATFHNVTAMVGAGVLSLPYAMAHLGWGPGTLALVVSWCITLYTLWLMIQLHECVPGTRFDRYSDLGRYAFGPRLGLWIVVPQQLIVQVGCDTVYMVTGGKCLEKFMEILYPESTKLHQSYWICIFGSIQFFLSQLPNLNSIAAVSLAAAVMSLSYSTITWVACFARGPASNVSYAYKMTTASDSMFRVFSALGQVAFAYAGHGVILEIQATIPSTPTKPSRMPMWKGTVVAYFITALCYFPVAMAGYWTFGQEVDDNVLMALKRPRWLIAAANLMVVIHVIGSYQVYAMPVFDSIESILITRLKLPPGIALRLIARSAYVAFTLFVGVTFPFFADLLGFFGGFGFTPTSYFLPCVIWLAIKKPKRFSLHWVANWARLHHCWGAYDVCFDNRGLEEYFRRFFHLQLLLLKEIMFCLSWGTVSISHVR from the exons ATGGTTTCCACCTCAGTCCTTCCTCAG GTGGCCGGTGATGATGCTTCCAAGGAGGCCAGCCCTCGACGCGCCAAGTGGTGGTACGCGACGTTCCACAACGTCACGGCGATGGTCGGCGCCGGCGTCCTCAGCTTGCCTTATGCCATGGCACACTTGGGATG GGGTCCTGGGACGCTGGCACTGGTGGTCTCCTGGTGCATCACCTTGTACACCCTGTGGCTGATGATCCAACTCCATGAGTGCGTGCCGGGGACTCGATTCGATCGGTATAGCGACCTCGGGCGGTACGCCTTCGGTCCCCGACTGGGGCTGTGGATCGTCGTCCCTCAGCAGTTGATCGTCCAGGTCGGCTGCGATACGGTGTACATGGTCACAGGCGGCAAGTGCCTGGAGAAGTTCATGGAGATCTTGTATCCCGAGAGCACAAAGCTGCACCAGTCCTACTGGATCTGCATCTTTGGCTCGATTCAGTTCTTCCTATCTCAGCTCCCCAACCTGAACTCGATTGCTGCTGTATCCTTAGCAGCAGCAGTCATGTCACTAAG TTACTCCACGATAACATGGGTGGCTTGCTTCGCTCGAGGCCCGGCGAGCAACGTAAGCTATGCGTACAAGATGACCACCGCATCTGATTCCATGTTCAGGGTGTTCAGCGCCCTGGGGCAGGTGGCGTTCGCTTACGCCGGCCACGGGGTGATCCTGGAAATCCAGGCGACCATCCCTTCCACGCCCACCAAGCCTTCGAGGATGCCCATGTGGAAGGGCACAGTCGTGGCCTACTTCATCACCGCGCTCTGCTACTTCCCGGTGGCCATGGCCGGATACTGGACCTTCGGCCAGGAGGTGGACGACAACGTGCTCATGGCACTCAAGCGTCCGCGGTGGCTCATCGCGGCGGCCAACCTCATGGTGGTCATCCATGTCATTGGAAGCTACCAA GTTTATGCAATGCCCGTCTTCGACAGCATCGAGAGCATACTGATCACGAGATTGAAACTTCCACCTGGAATTGCTCTGCGTCTGATTGCTCGATCTGCTTACGTCG CCTTCACTCTCTTTGTTGGAGTCACATTTCCATTCTTCGCTGATCTCTTGGGGTTCTTTGGCGGCTTTGGATTTACACCTACTTCCTACTTC CTACCCTGTGTGATATGGTTGGCAATCAAGAAGCCAAAGAGATTTAGCCTTCACTGGGTTGCTAATTGGGCAA GGCTGCATCATTGTTGGGGTGCTTATGATGTTTGCTTCGACAATAGGGGGCTTGAGGAATATTTTCGTAGATTCTTCCACCTACAGCTTTTACTCCTGAAGGAGATTATGTTTTGCTTATCTTGGGGAACTGTATCGATCTCTCATGTAAGATGA
- the LOC135606423 gene encoding lysine histidine transporter-like 6 isoform X2, whose translation MVSTSVLPQVAGDDASKEASPRRAKWWYATFHNVTAMVGAGVLSLPYAMAHLGWGPGTLALVVSWCITLYTLWLMIQLHECVPGTRFDRYSDLGRYAFGPRLGLWIVVPQQLIVQVGCDTVYMVTGGKCLEKFMEILYPESTKLHQSYWICIFGSIQFFLSQLPNLNSIAAVSLAAAVMSLSYSTITWVACFARGPASNVSYAYKMTTASDSMFRVFSALGQVAFAYAGHGVILEIQATIPSTPTKPSRMPMWKGTVVAYFITALCYFPVAMAGYWTFGQEVDDNVLMALKRPRWLIAAANLMVVIHVIGSYQVYAMPVFDSIESILITRLKLPPGIALRLIARSAYVAFTLFVGVTFPFFADLLGFFGGFGFTPTSYFLPCVIWLAIKKPKRFSLHWVANWGCIIVGVLMMFASTIGGLRNIFVDSSTYSFYS comes from the exons ATGGTTTCCACCTCAGTCCTTCCTCAG GTGGCCGGTGATGATGCTTCCAAGGAGGCCAGCCCTCGACGCGCCAAGTGGTGGTACGCGACGTTCCACAACGTCACGGCGATGGTCGGCGCCGGCGTCCTCAGCTTGCCTTATGCCATGGCACACTTGGGATG GGGTCCTGGGACGCTGGCACTGGTGGTCTCCTGGTGCATCACCTTGTACACCCTGTGGCTGATGATCCAACTCCATGAGTGCGTGCCGGGGACTCGATTCGATCGGTATAGCGACCTCGGGCGGTACGCCTTCGGTCCCCGACTGGGGCTGTGGATCGTCGTCCCTCAGCAGTTGATCGTCCAGGTCGGCTGCGATACGGTGTACATGGTCACAGGCGGCAAGTGCCTGGAGAAGTTCATGGAGATCTTGTATCCCGAGAGCACAAAGCTGCACCAGTCCTACTGGATCTGCATCTTTGGCTCGATTCAGTTCTTCCTATCTCAGCTCCCCAACCTGAACTCGATTGCTGCTGTATCCTTAGCAGCAGCAGTCATGTCACTAAG TTACTCCACGATAACATGGGTGGCTTGCTTCGCTCGAGGCCCGGCGAGCAACGTAAGCTATGCGTACAAGATGACCACCGCATCTGATTCCATGTTCAGGGTGTTCAGCGCCCTGGGGCAGGTGGCGTTCGCTTACGCCGGCCACGGGGTGATCCTGGAAATCCAGGCGACCATCCCTTCCACGCCCACCAAGCCTTCGAGGATGCCCATGTGGAAGGGCACAGTCGTGGCCTACTTCATCACCGCGCTCTGCTACTTCCCGGTGGCCATGGCCGGATACTGGACCTTCGGCCAGGAGGTGGACGACAACGTGCTCATGGCACTCAAGCGTCCGCGGTGGCTCATCGCGGCGGCCAACCTCATGGTGGTCATCCATGTCATTGGAAGCTACCAA GTTTATGCAATGCCCGTCTTCGACAGCATCGAGAGCATACTGATCACGAGATTGAAACTTCCACCTGGAATTGCTCTGCGTCTGATTGCTCGATCTGCTTACGTCG CCTTCACTCTCTTTGTTGGAGTCACATTTCCATTCTTCGCTGATCTCTTGGGGTTCTTTGGCGGCTTTGGATTTACACCTACTTCCTACTTC CTACCCTGTGTGATATGGTTGGCAATCAAGAAGCCAAAGAGATTTAGCCTTCACTGGGTTGCTAATTGG GGCTGCATCATTGTTGGGGTGCTTATGATGTTTGCTTCGACAATAGGGGGCTTGAGGAATATTTTCGTAGATTCTTCCACCTACAGCTTTTACTCCTGA